From a region of the Myxococcaceae bacterium JPH2 genome:
- a CDS encoding GNAT family N-acetyltransferase produces the protein MSAGVAASDVRLAPLALEHAPAMLRWMREPSVRWGVGVRSEPSMERTVEWIHRALSPDSGVHAFAIHLSGQHVGNVVLDRVDAWLGTARLSIYVGESTHRGRGVGRAAVRLVLRHAFRTLGLFKVWLVVHEENAAARRTYASLGFVEEGRLRGEFLLGERRVDALYMGVLASEMPLVDDEVTT, from the coding sequence ATGAGCGCGGGAGTCGCCGCGAGCGACGTTCGACTGGCGCCTCTGGCCCTGGAGCACGCGCCGGCGATGCTCCGTTGGATGCGAGAGCCCTCGGTGCGCTGGGGCGTGGGCGTGCGCTCCGAGCCCTCGATGGAGCGCACGGTCGAGTGGATCCACCGCGCCCTGTCGCCCGACAGCGGCGTGCACGCGTTCGCCATCCATTTGTCCGGGCAGCACGTGGGCAACGTGGTCCTGGACCGGGTGGATGCATGGCTGGGGACCGCGCGGCTCTCCATCTACGTGGGCGAGTCGACCCACCGAGGCCGTGGCGTGGGGCGCGCGGCCGTCCGCCTGGTGCTGCGTCACGCGTTCCGGACCCTGGGCCTCTTCAAGGTCTGGCTCGTCGTGCACGAGGAGAACGCGGCGGCGCGGCGCACCTATGCCTCGCTGGGCTTCGTGGAGGAGGGACGCCTGCGCGGCGAGTTCTTGCTCGGGGAGCGGCGTGTGGACGCGCTGTACATGGGGGTGCTCGCCTCGGAGATGCCCCTCGTGGACGATGAGGTGACGACGTGA
- a CDS encoding sigma-54-dependent Fis family transcriptional regulator, protein MGLRGHILVVDDELSMREYLEVLLIREGYSVTSVAGVKPAREALSRESVDLVISDMKLGTGSGLDVLREARSRREPPEVVLITAFGTPSAAVEAMREGAYDYLCKPFDNEELRLLVQKALEKRALRQENTNLKARLLPGLGGLLVGQSARMQSVWQLVEKVAPSRSTVLIAGESGTGKELVAKAIHLRSQRATQPFLPFNCAALNEGVLESELFGHVKGAFTGATHDRQGLLASAGEGTVMLDEVGEMPLATQVKLLRVLQERKVKPVGSAAEVPFVARVIAATNRRLEAEVQAGRFREDLFYRLNVITVELPPLRDRVGDIAVLANHFLSRMAEELGRPGLRFAQETLGLLEHYAFPGNVRQLQNMVERAATLSDSDLLGPATLPPAVRGEAEPAARHAEAGEPSLGSGFNLERHLDDSERRYLLSALKQAGGVKTRAAELLGLSFRSFRYRLAKHGLTDDLDEPHASSGRSSGSGSGA, encoded by the coding sequence ATGGGGCTGCGCGGGCACATCCTCGTGGTGGACGACGAACTGTCCATGCGCGAGTACCTGGAGGTGTTGCTCATCCGCGAGGGCTACTCGGTGACGAGCGTGGCGGGCGTGAAGCCCGCGCGCGAAGCGCTCTCTCGCGAGAGCGTGGACCTGGTCATCTCCGACATGAAGCTCGGCACGGGCAGCGGGCTGGACGTGCTGCGCGAGGCTCGGAGTCGACGCGAGCCTCCCGAGGTGGTGCTCATCACCGCCTTCGGCACGCCGTCCGCCGCCGTGGAGGCCATGCGCGAGGGCGCGTACGACTACCTCTGCAAGCCCTTCGACAACGAGGAGCTGCGGCTGCTGGTGCAGAAGGCGCTGGAGAAGCGCGCCCTGCGGCAGGAGAACACCAACCTGAAGGCGCGGCTGTTGCCGGGGCTGGGCGGGCTCCTGGTGGGGCAGAGCGCGCGCATGCAGTCGGTGTGGCAGCTCGTGGAGAAGGTGGCGCCCAGTCGCAGCACGGTGCTCATCGCGGGCGAGAGCGGCACGGGCAAGGAGCTGGTGGCCAAGGCCATCCACCTGCGCAGCCAGCGCGCGACACAGCCGTTCCTGCCGTTCAACTGCGCGGCGCTCAACGAGGGCGTGCTGGAGAGCGAGCTGTTCGGCCACGTGAAGGGCGCCTTCACCGGCGCCACGCACGACCGTCAGGGCCTGTTGGCCTCTGCGGGCGAGGGCACGGTGATGCTGGACGAGGTCGGGGAGATGCCCCTGGCCACCCAGGTGAAGCTGCTGCGCGTGTTGCAGGAGCGCAAGGTGAAGCCAGTGGGCAGCGCGGCGGAGGTGCCCTTCGTGGCGCGGGTCATCGCCGCGACGAATCGCCGACTGGAGGCCGAGGTTCAGGCGGGGCGCTTCCGCGAGGACCTCTTCTATCGCCTCAACGTCATCACCGTGGAGCTGCCGCCGCTGCGAGACCGCGTGGGAGACATCGCGGTGCTGGCGAACCACTTCCTGTCGCGCATGGCGGAGGAGCTGGGGCGTCCGGGCCTCCGCTTCGCACAGGAGACACTGGGGCTGCTGGAGCACTACGCGTTTCCGGGCAACGTGCGGCAGCTCCAGAACATGGTGGAGCGGGCCGCCACGCTGTCGGACTCGGATCTGCTTGGACCTGCGACGCTGCCTCCCGCGGTGCGAGGCGAGGCCGAGCCGGCGGCCCGCCACGCCGAGGCGGGGGAGCCTTCGCTGGGGTCAGGATTCAACCTGGAGCGCCACCTGGACGACAGCGAGCGGCGCTATCTGTTGTCCGCGCTCAAGCAAGCCGGGGGCGTGAAGACGCGGGCCGCGGAGTTGCTCGGATTGTCGTTCCGCTCGTTCCGCTACCGGCTGGCCAAGCACGGCCTCACGGATGACCTGGACGAGCCTCACGCTTCGTCGGGGCGAAGCTCGGGGAGCGGGAGCGGGGCATGA